The following are from one region of the Hymenobacter sp. YIM 151858-1 genome:
- a CDS encoding NAD(P)/FAD-dependent oxidoreductase, whose product MQKREVEIVLSPAEAYDELARYRALLEAAGLKPGQADFVHLLRRSIDARGRNVGVRLRADVYQTPPPRELFGPWVQYQNVAHSPRRVVIVGAGPAGLFAALRCIELGLKPVVLERGKDVRTRRRDLAVLNKEHLVNPDSNYCFGEGGAGTYSDGKLYTRSKKRGDVQRILRLLVQHGATPEILVDAHPHIGTNKLPYVVQALRQSIIDHGGEVRFETRVDDLLLAQNRIRGVVTHQGEEITGDAVILATGHSARDIYELLLRRQVRIEAKPFALGVRVEHLQVLIDQAQYHRADRGQLPAASYSLVQQTDGPGGQRGVFSFCMCPGGFIVPAATAQGEVVVNGMSPSRRDSRFANSGIVVAIEPDDMDLKRYGVMAGLRLQQEIEQRACQLAGNTQLAPAQLLGDFVQKKTSRSLLETSYQPGLVSVPMDEVLGPVLADRLRQGFKAFGRKIPGYTTNAAQIVGVESRTSAPVRIPRLPETLEHPEVRGLFPCGEGAGFAGGIVSAAMDGERCAEAALATL is encoded by the coding sequence ATGCAGAAACGCGAAGTAGAAATTGTGTTGTCGCCGGCCGAGGCGTACGACGAACTGGCCCGCTACCGGGCCCTCCTCGAGGCCGCCGGCCTGAAACCTGGCCAAGCCGATTTTGTGCACTTGCTGCGCCGCTCCATTGATGCGCGCGGCCGCAACGTGGGCGTGCGCCTGCGGGCCGATGTATACCAAACCCCGCCGCCGCGCGAGCTGTTTGGCCCCTGGGTGCAGTACCAGAACGTGGCGCACAGCCCCCGGCGGGTGGTTATTGTGGGCGCCGGGCCGGCCGGGCTGTTCGCGGCGTTGCGCTGCATCGAGCTGGGCCTGAAACCCGTGGTGCTGGAGCGCGGCAAGGATGTGCGCACCCGCCGCCGCGATTTGGCCGTCCTCAACAAGGAGCACCTCGTGAACCCCGACTCCAACTACTGCTTCGGCGAAGGCGGCGCGGGTACCTACTCCGACGGCAAGCTTTACACGCGCTCCAAAAAGCGCGGCGATGTGCAGCGCATCCTGCGCCTGCTGGTGCAGCACGGGGCCACGCCCGAAATCCTGGTTGATGCCCACCCGCACATCGGCACCAACAAGCTGCCCTACGTGGTGCAGGCCCTGCGCCAGAGCATCATCGACCACGGCGGCGAGGTGCGGTTTGAAACCCGGGTTGATGACTTGCTGCTGGCACAAAACCGCATTCGGGGGGTAGTTACGCACCAGGGCGAGGAAATAACCGGCGACGCGGTAATTCTGGCCACCGGCCACTCGGCCCGCGACATTTACGAGCTGCTGCTGCGCCGCCAGGTGCGCATCGAGGCCAAGCCGTTTGCCCTGGGCGTGCGCGTGGAGCACCTGCAGGTCCTCATCGACCAGGCCCAGTACCACCGCGCCGACCGCGGGCAGCTGCCGGCGGCTTCGTACTCGCTGGTGCAGCAAACCGATGGGCCGGGCGGCCAGCGCGGCGTATTTTCGTTTTGCATGTGCCCGGGCGGGTTTATCGTGCCGGCGGCCACGGCCCAGGGCGAGGTGGTAGTGAACGGCATGAGCCCCTCGCGCCGCGATTCGCGCTTTGCCAACTCGGGCATTGTGGTGGCCATCGAGCCCGACGACATGGACCTGAAGCGCTACGGCGTGATGGCGGGATTGCGCTTGCAGCAGGAAATTGAGCAGCGCGCCTGCCAGCTGGCCGGCAACACGCAGCTGGCCCCGGCGCAGCTGCTCGGCGACTTCGTGCAGAAGAAAACCTCGCGCAGCCTGCTCGAAACCTCGTACCAGCCCGGCCTCGTGTCGGTGCCGATGGACGAGGTGCTGGGCCCCGTGCTGGCCGACCGCCTGCGCCAGGGCTTTAAAGCCTTCGGGCGCAAAATACCGGGCTACACCACCAACGCGGCCCAGATTGTGGGCGTGGAGAGCCGCACCTCGGCGCCGGTGCGCATCCCTAGGTTGCCCGAAACGCTGGAGCACCCGGAGGTGCGCGGCCTGTTTCCGTGCGGCGAGGGCGCGGGCTTTGCGGGCGGCATTGTGTCGGCGGCTATGGATGGCGAGCGGTGCGCCGAGGCCGCGCTGGCCACGCTGTAG
- a CDS encoding IS1 family transposase: MLDAVVGARDEATGARLFASLARHAFQLVCTDYYRPYRALVPIHLHYRSKAETTSVESCNSLLRHYLARFRRRTKCYSKCKRMLLQAVLLLRAKKNGTLAMLL; encoded by the coding sequence GTGCTCGATGCCGTCGTTGGCGCCCGCGACGAGGCGACCGGCGCCCGGCTGTTCGCCTCGTTGGCCCGCCACGCGTTCCAACTCGTGTGCACGGACTACTACCGGCCGTACCGGGCCTTGGTGCCGATCCACTTGCACTACCGCAGCAAGGCCGAAACCACTTCGGTGGAGAGCTGCAACAGCTTGCTGCGCCACTACCTGGCCCGCTTCCGCCGCCGCACCAAGTGCTACAGCAAGTGCAAACGCATGCTGCTGCAAGCTGTCCTGCTGCTACGCGCCAAGAAAAACGGCACCTTAGCTATGCTGCTGTAG
- a CDS encoding T9SS type A sorting domain-containing protein, which translates to MKTSLLGLSFAALWVISPQWVWAEGSKQLTPNTNNVALTDPTNTRSGYLSHDDNLLNGINVSLGFLKPASWTGPTGEAFSADYRMYIHMEPGETLHYGVHRIPIDPAATGVAQSDLVITLRYGAGAGQIVKQDVLARDPNSVGQSTLLQQQGVINTGAEAFAGPQPAAGGYNALVYTNNTGAAQDFYVEFTQVGEENMTDSNKRSAYDFWDFTVRANGVEKPGRLYSKHWGFFAGNSGGTNNFQNRLSSTFKLYPMVESRQAPGQYYVKEVELAGMRPLSFYFVANEFGSTTAVGTTIEARRRSQTTRTSYTQYPAFVNNPDPAVWPSAPTPTVSVTPRPYCRNGVTEVAFTTQSAETGQFDILIDIDRDNVRDADEPLLRQTLQAGVPNTVIWNGRRKAAGDVDGNSPTGTQVAAGTTIRFDFTSFGAPVNFPVYDAEGNPDGFRVRNIRPANGNNFDLLYWDDTNLTAFPTAIRTAQLSGVSSATGAHAWGTTNDEGNNYTVNTWTYGFSVFVGDTEFTYSSACDNDGDGVADATDIDDDNDGILDVVEAMSTSGTSASSIDPSSFADGSSPILYLDGAYVHPVLGAFRDLNNDGVNDIFDTDRDGIPNHFDLDSDNDGLSDAFEAGTTALVWTSNNGNNRSAYSEAQGRFVNTLGSIANAVGANGLPNAVELRTSNNTEVDNVRYTLTDNDSDNFTASNATVTNYNFLDVDSDNDGISDEIEALTTSTYNLRKAAIDFNIDTDGDGIRDAYDGNNGGNVINTRNNNPDGDAIADMFDNDSDGDNATRVNLPIYQQTADWTEGFDTDRDGRAGDEIVALARLFAVNNPSKASYYSVVVPGSGTVNSPFLQDSDNDDVPNFLDINSTYFHDDNFNGLVDIYDPAYGGMPSTAPKRTVAQTDVDFRSADILTPLPVELIEFKAQANGLDGLLTWATAQEKNNAGFELERSSDGVNFEKVGNVAGVGNSNRRNDYRFVDKGAGKVAGLRYYRLRQVDADGKSAYSNIQAVMFSGSKTSLVVVYPNPTAADAKLDLTSLPQGTYSVEILGAEGRHVASLEGKGGELLPLQTSRFAKGSYIVRVSGNGQAHVLKLVKM; encoded by the coding sequence ATGAAAACATCTTTACTAGGCCTGAGCTTCGCCGCGCTCTGGGTCATTTCCCCCCAATGGGTTTGGGCTGAGGGGTCGAAGCAGTTGACGCCAAACACGAACAATGTTGCCCTCACTGATCCGACCAATACACGTTCGGGTTACCTTTCGCACGATGATAACCTGTTGAATGGCATCAATGTGTCGCTGGGCTTCCTTAAGCCCGCTTCTTGGACTGGTCCTACGGGTGAAGCTTTTTCTGCCGACTATCGGATGTACATCCACATGGAGCCTGGCGAAACGCTTCACTACGGCGTGCACCGCATTCCGATAGATCCAGCGGCTACGGGTGTTGCACAGAGTGACCTAGTAATAACGTTGCGTTACGGAGCGGGAGCAGGTCAAATTGTTAAACAAGATGTACTTGCACGTGACCCCAATAGCGTAGGCCAATCAACCCTGCTTCAGCAGCAAGGTGTTATTAACACCGGAGCTGAAGCTTTTGCCGGCCCGCAACCCGCTGCTGGCGGTTACAACGCCTTGGTATACACCAACAACACAGGCGCAGCACAAGACTTTTATGTCGAGTTTACCCAAGTCGGTGAGGAGAACATGACGGATAGCAACAAGCGTTCCGCCTATGATTTCTGGGACTTCACGGTACGCGCTAACGGCGTAGAAAAGCCCGGCCGCCTGTACAGCAAGCACTGGGGCTTCTTCGCTGGTAACTCTGGAGGCACAAATAACTTCCAGAACCGCCTCTCGTCTACTTTCAAGCTCTACCCGATGGTGGAAAGTAGGCAGGCTCCGGGGCAGTATTACGTAAAGGAAGTGGAGTTGGCTGGTATGCGCCCCCTCTCGTTCTACTTCGTAGCCAACGAATTTGGCTCAACAACTGCCGTAGGTACTACTATTGAGGCCCGGCGTCGTAGCCAAACTACCCGGACTAGCTACACACAATACCCTGCATTTGTAAACAACCCCGACCCGGCGGTTTGGCCGAGTGCTCCCACTCCTACGGTAAGCGTAACGCCTCGCCCGTACTGCCGCAATGGCGTTACCGAGGTGGCCTTTACCACACAAAGCGCCGAAACCGGTCAGTTCGATATTCTAATCGACATTGACCGCGACAACGTGCGTGACGCTGACGAGCCATTACTGCGTCAAACGCTACAGGCAGGGGTACCTAACACTGTAATCTGGAATGGTCGTCGGAAGGCTGCTGGCGACGTTGATGGTAACTCGCCTACGGGTACGCAAGTAGCTGCAGGCACTACTATTCGCTTCGATTTCACCAGCTTTGGTGCCCCTGTTAACTTCCCGGTGTATGATGCGGAAGGTAACCCCGATGGTTTCCGGGTGCGGAACATACGTCCTGCCAACGGCAACAACTTCGATCTGCTTTATTGGGACGACACTAACCTTACTGCCTTCCCAACTGCAATTCGGACTGCCCAGCTATCGGGTGTAAGCTCCGCAACCGGAGCCCACGCTTGGGGTACCACAAACGATGAGGGTAACAACTATACCGTAAATACTTGGACTTACGGTTTCTCGGTATTCGTTGGTGACACTGAGTTTACCTATAGCTCTGCCTGCGACAACGACGGAGATGGTGTTGCAGATGCAACCGACATCGACGATGACAACGACGGTATCCTTGACGTAGTCGAAGCGATGAGCACATCGGGCACCAGCGCGAGTAGCATTGACCCAAGCAGCTTCGCGGATGGCAGCTCCCCAATTCTCTACCTCGACGGTGCTTACGTTCACCCAGTATTAGGTGCTTTCCGCGACCTGAACAACGATGGAGTAAATGACATTTTCGACACGGACCGCGACGGTATCCCAAACCACTTTGACTTAGACTCTGACAATGACGGCTTGTCCGACGCATTTGAGGCGGGTACCACAGCTTTGGTTTGGACAAGCAACAACGGGAACAACCGCAGCGCTTACAGCGAAGCTCAAGGTCGATTTGTAAATACGCTAGGAAGTATCGCAAATGCGGTTGGTGCCAATGGTTTGCCTAACGCTGTAGAACTTCGTACTTCAAATAACACAGAAGTAGACAACGTTAGATACACCCTCACCGACAATGATTCGGATAACTTCACTGCATCCAACGCTACAGTAACCAATTATAACTTTCTCGATGTTGATTCCGATAACGACGGCATTTCTGATGAGATAGAAGCCCTGACTACATCAACATACAACTTACGCAAAGCCGCTATTGACTTCAACATCGATACAGATGGTGACGGCATCCGTGATGCTTACGATGGCAATAATGGCGGCAATGTTATTAACACGCGCAACAACAATCCCGATGGTGATGCAATTGCCGACATGTTCGACAACGATTCGGACGGCGACAACGCTACCCGCGTCAACCTACCCATCTACCAACAGACCGCCGACTGGACCGAAGGCTTTGATACCGACCGCGACGGAAGAGCAGGTGATGAGATTGTTGCCTTGGCCCGTCTGTTTGCCGTAAACAACCCGTCGAAAGCATCTTACTACAGCGTAGTTGTACCTGGTAGCGGCACGGTGAATTCACCTTTCCTGCAGGATTCGGACAACGACGACGTACCCAACTTCCTCGACATCAACAGCACGTACTTCCACGACGACAACTTCAACGGCCTTGTGGATATCTACGACCCGGCCTATGGCGGCATGCCGTCCACGGCGCCCAAGCGCACCGTGGCCCAGACCGATGTGGACTTCCGATCTGCGGATATTCTGACGCCGCTGCCGGTTGAACTGATCGAGTTTAAGGCCCAGGCCAATGGCCTCGACGGTCTGCTGACTTGGGCTACGGCTCAGGAGAAAAACAACGCTGGCTTTGAGCTGGAGCGCTCGAGCGACGGGGTGAACTTCGAGAAAGTAGGCAATGTGGCCGGTGTTGGTAACAGCAACCGTCGCAACGATTACCGCTTCGTTGACAAAGGAGCTGGCAAAGTGGCCGGACTGCGCTACTACCGCCTGCGCCAGGTTGATGCCGATGGCAAGAGCGCGTACAGCAACATCCAGGCAGTGATGTTCTCGGGCTCGAAAACCAGCCTCGTGGTGGTTTACCCCAACCCCACCGCCGCCGATGCCAAGCTCGACCTGACGAGCCTGCCCCAGGGCACGTATTCCGTTGAAATCCTAGGTGCTGAAGGCCGCCACGTGGCAAGCCTCGAAGGCAAAGGTGGCGAACTGCTGCCGCTACAAACGAGCCGCTTCGCCAAGGGCTCTTACATTGTGCGTGTAAGCGGCAATGGCCAGGCCCACGTACTGAAGCTGGTGAAGATGTAA
- a CDS encoding TrmH family RNA methyltransferase encodes MVSKAVAKYVQQLHQKKYRQRTGAFLVEGAKSVRELLSSGLQVERLLLTAEFAAAPGLPPAPKGVPVDMVSADELTRLGTLQHNDTALAVARIPEEAPLAAKPGHLLLALDQVRDPGNVGTLIRLADWYGLGGVVLSETCADAWNPKTVAATMGSFTRVRVWQRDLPEWLAHLPKDLPVYGADLHGDNVHRQQLTPKGVLVMGSESHGLTPEVEACLTQRLHIPGQGGAESLNVAISAAILLDNFFRHL; translated from the coding sequence ATGGTTTCGAAAGCCGTTGCCAAGTACGTGCAGCAACTGCACCAAAAAAAATATCGTCAGCGCACGGGAGCCTTTTTGGTTGAGGGCGCAAAAAGCGTGCGTGAGCTGCTAAGTTCCGGACTTCAGGTGGAACGGTTGCTGCTCACGGCTGAGTTTGCCGCCGCGCCCGGCCTTCCGCCGGCTCCCAAAGGCGTGCCGGTCGACATGGTTTCGGCGGATGAGCTGACCCGCTTAGGTACCCTGCAGCACAATGACACGGCCCTGGCCGTGGCCCGCATTCCGGAGGAAGCGCCGCTGGCGGCCAAGCCCGGCCACCTGCTGCTGGCCCTCGACCAGGTGCGCGACCCCGGCAACGTGGGCACCCTCATCCGGCTTGCCGATTGGTACGGCCTGGGCGGAGTGGTGTTGTCGGAAACCTGCGCCGATGCCTGGAACCCCAAAACCGTGGCGGCTACCATGGGCTCGTTTACGCGGGTGCGGGTGTGGCAACGCGACCTGCCCGAGTGGCTGGCTCACCTGCCCAAAGACCTACCCGTGTACGGCGCCGATTTGCACGGCGACAACGTGCACCGCCAGCAGCTTACCCCCAAAGGCGTACTGGTAATGGGCAGCGAGTCGCACGGGCTTACCCCCGAGGTAGAAGCCTGCCTTACCCAGCGCCTGCACATTCCGGGGCAAGGTGGCGCCGAAAGCCTAAACGTAGCCATTTCGGCCGCCATCCTGCTCGATAATTTCTTCCGGCATCTGTAA
- a CDS encoding RNA polymerase sigma factor has product MNEVELISACRQGSVRAQKLLYEKFAGLMLTVCLRYLRQRADAEEAMLTGFVKVFRALEQYRHEGSFEGWIRRIMVNEALGQLRRKEPLHLAIDDMVTDVPATAATADSDLAAADLMQLLNELPAGYRTVFNLYAIEGYTHPEIAELLGISEGTSKSQLSKARAMLQRRLGAASAQASTSSPKEYYATGRY; this is encoded by the coding sequence GTGAACGAAGTTGAACTCATAAGTGCTTGTCGGCAAGGCAGCGTCCGGGCGCAAAAGCTTCTCTACGAGAAGTTTGCCGGACTGATGCTGACGGTGTGCCTGCGCTACCTGCGCCAGCGCGCCGATGCCGAAGAAGCTATGCTTACGGGCTTCGTGAAGGTGTTCAGAGCCCTTGAACAGTACCGCCACGAAGGCTCGTTCGAAGGCTGGATTCGCCGCATCATGGTCAACGAGGCCCTAGGTCAGCTTCGCCGCAAAGAGCCCCTGCACCTGGCCATCGACGACATGGTAACCGACGTGCCGGCCACCGCGGCCACCGCCGACAGCGACCTGGCCGCCGCCGACCTGATGCAGCTGCTCAACGAGCTGCCTGCCGGCTACCGCACGGTGTTCAACCTCTACGCCATCGAGGGCTACACCCACCCCGAAATTGCCGAGCTGCTGGGCATTTCGGAGGGCACCAGCAAATCGCAGCTCAGCAAGGCCCGGGCCATGCTGCAGCGCCGCCTCGGCGCCGCCTCGGCCCAGGCATCCACCTCCTCACCGAAAGAATATTATGCGACCGGAAGATATTGA
- a CDS encoding IS1 family transposase, with the protein MQCTRCGSDSNCKNGLMRGKQRYRCLACGYNYTGGVGVAYPDEQRQLALKLYLEGLGLRAIGRVLGVSNVTILRWVRAYGQRAQQQATDAPGQAVRIGEVDELHSYVGQKKTPVGSGSR; encoded by the coding sequence ATGCAATGTACTCGGTGTGGCAGTGACTCGAACTGCAAAAACGGGCTGATGCGGGGCAAGCAGCGCTACCGCTGCCTGGCCTGCGGCTACAATTACACGGGCGGTGTGGGCGTGGCCTATCCGGACGAGCAGCGGCAGTTGGCGCTCAAGCTGTACCTGGAAGGCCTGGGCCTGCGCGCCATCGGGCGGGTGCTGGGCGTGTCGAACGTGACCATCCTGCGCTGGGTGCGGGCGTACGGCCAGCGTGCCCAACAGCAAGCGACCGACGCGCCGGGGCAGGCCGTGCGCATCGGGGAAGTGGACGAGTTGCACAGCTACGTGGGGCAGAAAAAAACGCCTGTTGGGTCTGGCTCGCGGTAG
- a CDS encoding alpha-ketoacid dehydrogenase subunit alpha/beta produces the protein MQAPTALETPETDFSPATAAHPDRATLLRAYRLMQTSAAMARLYEENKAVTAKYVHATARGHEAIQLAAAFQLRETDYCAPYYRDDAFMLGLGITPYELMLQLMAKRDDPFSGGRTYYSHPSLRRPGAPVIPHQSSATGMQAIPATGMAHGLHYLEGQGLLKAADEQPVVLCSIGDGAMTEGEVAEALQMAVLHQLPIVYLVQDNEWGISATGREMRAMDAYEFAAGFKGLHRLQCDGADFVDSYATMQAAVQHVRQTRGPVLVHAKCPLLGHHTSGVRREWYRGDNLTQHQQNDPLPRFHQQLLTEGFSEGDLGYAAAQAETTVQEDYQRALAAPNPDPATFAEHEFAPAAVTEEAGERSPAGADKAIMVDAALHAVDDILREFPEALFYGQDVGGELGGVFREAALLAKKYGDTRVFNTPIQEAYIVGSTAGMSAVGAKPIVEIQFADYIWPALNQLVEELSKSCYLSNGKFPVQSLIRVPIGAYGGGGPYHSGSVESTLLTIRGIKVVYPSNAADMKGLMRAAFLDPNPVVMLEHKGLYWSKVPGTEDAKTVEPAAGYVVPLGKANVVQQASPEKLQQGDSCVVITYGMGVYWAKTASKQLPGQVEILDLRTLNPLDWEAVQAATLRHGKVLVLTEEPLMNSFAESLAGRIQRHCFQELDAPVFTLGAANLPAIALNVELEKQMLPNAEKVHAALAELLAY, from the coding sequence ATGCAAGCTCCCACCGCCCTGGAAACTCCCGAAACCGACTTTAGCCCGGCTACCGCCGCGCATCCCGACCGCGCCACGCTGCTGCGAGCCTATCGGCTGATGCAGACATCGGCGGCCATGGCCCGGCTCTACGAAGAAAACAAAGCCGTAACGGCCAAGTACGTGCACGCCACGGCCCGCGGCCACGAGGCCATTCAGCTGGCCGCCGCCTTTCAGCTGCGCGAAACCGACTACTGCGCCCCGTACTACCGCGACGACGCTTTTATGCTTGGCCTGGGCATTACGCCCTACGAGCTGATGCTGCAACTGATGGCGAAGCGCGACGACCCCTTTTCGGGTGGCCGCACGTACTACTCGCACCCCTCGCTGCGCCGGCCCGGCGCGCCGGTAATTCCGCACCAAAGCTCGGCTACGGGCATGCAGGCCATTCCGGCCACCGGCATGGCCCACGGCCTGCATTACCTCGAAGGGCAGGGCCTGCTGAAAGCCGCCGACGAGCAGCCAGTAGTGCTGTGCTCCATCGGCGATGGGGCCATGACGGAAGGCGAAGTAGCGGAAGCCCTGCAGATGGCCGTGCTGCACCAGCTGCCCATCGTGTACCTGGTGCAGGACAACGAGTGGGGCATCTCGGCCACGGGCCGCGAAATGCGCGCCATGGATGCCTACGAGTTTGCGGCCGGCTTTAAGGGCCTGCACCGCCTGCAGTGCGACGGCGCCGATTTCGTGGATAGCTACGCGACCATGCAGGCCGCCGTGCAGCACGTACGCCAAACGCGCGGCCCGGTACTGGTACACGCCAAATGCCCGCTCCTAGGTCACCACACCAGCGGAGTGCGGCGGGAGTGGTACCGCGGCGACAACCTAACCCAGCACCAGCAAAACGACCCGCTGCCCCGCTTCCACCAGCAGCTCCTCACCGAAGGTTTCTCCGAAGGCGACCTAGGGTACGCCGCAGCTCAGGCTGAAACCACGGTGCAGGAAGATTACCAGCGCGCCCTGGCCGCACCCAACCCCGACCCGGCTACCTTCGCCGAGCACGAGTTTGCACCTGCAGCCGTGACCGAAGAGGCCGGTGAACGCAGCCCCGCCGGGGCCGACAAAGCCATTATGGTGGATGCCGCCCTGCACGCCGTCGACGACATTTTGCGCGAGTTTCCGGAGGCGCTGTTCTACGGCCAGGACGTAGGCGGCGAGCTGGGTGGGGTGTTCCGCGAGGCGGCCCTGCTGGCCAAGAAGTACGGCGATACGCGCGTGTTCAACACGCCCATTCAGGAGGCCTACATCGTGGGCAGCACGGCGGGCATGTCGGCGGTTGGCGCCAAACCCATCGTCGAAATCCAGTTTGCTGACTACATCTGGCCGGCCCTCAACCAGCTGGTGGAGGAACTGAGCAAATCGTGCTACCTCTCCAACGGCAAGTTTCCGGTACAGTCGCTCATTCGCGTACCAATTGGGGCCTACGGCGGTGGCGGGCCCTACCACTCGGGCTCCGTCGAAAGCACCTTGCTCACCATCCGCGGTATTAAGGTGGTGTACCCCTCCAACGCCGCCGACATGAAAGGCCTGATGCGCGCCGCCTTCCTCGACCCCAACCCCGTGGTGATGCTCGAGCACAAGGGCCTGTACTGGAGCAAAGTGCCCGGCACCGAGGATGCCAAAACCGTTGAGCCGGCCGCCGGCTACGTGGTGCCCCTAGGTAAAGCCAACGTGGTGCAGCAGGCCTCGCCCGAGAAGCTGCAGCAAGGCGACTCGTGCGTGGTAATCACCTACGGCATGGGCGTGTACTGGGCCAAAACCGCCAGTAAGCAGCTGCCCGGCCAGGTCGAAATCCTGGACCTGCGCACCCTGAACCCGCTCGATTGGGAAGCCGTGCAGGCCGCCACGCTGCGCCACGGCAAAGTGCTGGTGCTCACCGAAGAGCCGCTAATGAACTCGTTTGCCGAATCGTTGGCGGGCCGTATTCAGCGCCATTGCTTCCAGGAGCTCGATGCGCCGGTGTTTACCCTAGGTGCTGCCAACCTGCCCGCCATTGCCCTCAACGTAGAGCTCGAAAAGCAAATGCTGCCCAATGCTGAGAAAGTGCATGCAGCGCTTGCCGAGCTGCTCGCTTATTAA
- a CDS encoding CoA-binding protein: MANKKTVVIGASDNPSRYSFQAVNRLKSYGHDVVPVGIRKGQVAGLDIHTDKPAVEGVDTVTLYVGPQNQPAWQDYILGLKPKRIIFNPGTENYELEKKAQAQGIQTLEACTLVMLSVGNY, from the coding sequence ATGGCTAATAAAAAAACTGTCGTCATCGGCGCTTCCGATAATCCCTCGCGCTACTCCTTCCAGGCCGTGAACCGGCTGAAAAGCTACGGGCACGACGTAGTGCCGGTGGGTATCCGCAAAGGCCAGGTGGCCGGCCTCGACATTCATACCGATAAGCCCGCCGTAGAGGGTGTAGATACCGTGACGCTGTACGTGGGCCCGCAAAACCAACCCGCCTGGCAGGACTACATTCTCGGCCTTAAGCCGAAGCGCATCATCTTCAACCCCGGCACCGAAAATTACGAGCTGGAGAAGAAGGCCCAGGCGCAAGGCATTCAGACGCTCGAAGCCTGCACCCTGGTGATGCTTTCGGTTGGCAATTACTAG
- a CDS encoding PorT family protein, with amino-acid sequence MKPASFLAALSGLLLASSVAHAGTAPAPDDTIVVKLPNQVSMTIYARNKQQLRELRAYKLDSLMVLLDGYITQAERAGTKSANGQVTMEFYPAKDKPTSKAAPEQVRVTVRGQQPRTDRVEVTMGRVFGVTVEESTDDKGEDHVSVRLGTSAKNDSLDQAKRVAKQQKLSGSDFGVDVGLNALTNRGDAPGDQSFDLRPWGSRYVSLKWQYWTRAGKNSPVYLHLGPEIAFNNFMFEGNKVLAEAGQRTTAIIDDPQNRDLEKSKLAMTTLNLPAGITLRLRNNEGKETFRIGAGGFAGYRLSSHTKIKYENEGRTNKDKDRGSYNLEDFQYGLTGTLGVHNFNLFAKYNLNELFKDNRGPKAQVLSFGLTSVF; translated from the coding sequence ATGAAACCTGCTTCGTTTCTCGCTGCTCTTTCCGGCCTGCTCCTGGCCAGCTCCGTGGCCCACGCCGGCACCGCCCCCGCCCCCGACGACACCATTGTGGTAAAACTGCCCAACCAGGTGTCGATGACCATCTACGCCCGCAACAAGCAACAGCTGCGCGAGCTGCGGGCCTACAAACTCGACTCGCTGATGGTGCTGCTCGACGGTTACATTACCCAGGCCGAACGCGCCGGCACCAAATCGGCCAACGGCCAGGTAACCATGGAGTTTTACCCGGCTAAGGACAAACCCACCAGCAAAGCCGCTCCGGAGCAGGTGCGCGTAACCGTGCGCGGCCAGCAGCCCCGCACCGACCGCGTAGAGGTAACCATGGGCCGCGTGTTTGGCGTGACGGTGGAAGAATCGACCGACGACAAAGGCGAAGACCACGTGTCGGTGCGCCTGGGCACCTCGGCCAAAAACGACTCCCTCGACCAGGCCAAGCGCGTAGCTAAGCAACAAAAGCTCAGCGGCAGCGACTTTGGCGTGGATGTGGGCCTGAACGCCCTCACGAACCGCGGCGACGCTCCCGGCGACCAAAGCTTCGACCTGCGCCCCTGGGGTTCGCGCTACGTATCCCTGAAGTGGCAGTACTGGACGCGGGCCGGCAAAAACAGCCCGGTGTACCTGCACCTGGGCCCTGAAATTGCTTTCAACAACTTCATGTTCGAAGGCAACAAAGTGCTGGCCGAGGCCGGCCAGCGGACCACCGCCATTATCGACGATCCGCAGAACCGCGACCTGGAGAAAAGCAAGCTGGCCATGACGACGCTCAACCTGCCGGCCGGCATTACGCTGCGCCTGCGCAACAACGAAGGCAAGGAGACGTTCCGCATCGGCGCGGGTGGCTTTGCCGGGTACCGCCTCAGCTCGCACACCAAGATTAAGTACGAAAACGAAGGCCGCACCAACAAAGACAAAGACCGCGGCTCCTACAACCTGGAGGATTTCCAGTACGGCCTCACGGGTACCCTAGGTGTGCACAACTTCAACCTGTTTGCCAAGTACAACCTCAACGAGCTGTTCAAGGACAACCGCGGCCCCAAAGCCCAGGTGCTCAGCTTCGGCCTCACGTCGGTTTTCTAG